One Scomber scombrus chromosome 4, fScoSco1.1, whole genome shotgun sequence genomic region harbors:
- the polr3d gene encoding DNA-directed RNA polymerase III subunit RPC4 has translation MADSGSNDSSGQRVPTPGGSGRGLVMGRRPSAPGRLPSMRSRDLTLGGVKKKTYAPNIIGRKAKEEPKVEVGQRRERKDVDRGRGPRERGRGRGRPEVIQSHSIFEQGPAEMMLKKRGGYETERDAPSIGPSPIINIKKEKRETEEETKEILRKLERDNFIDDPFLRSEQSSCPVQLPLAVSGWGFREEFNAATVKIEKIEEDGEPMEPAVEVKQEPEETEIKKSEAFYKIPPIPEPEVLPDLLHRWSLSKGEELFFMQLPDSLPGQPPTVEHRPVKTEVQSEDGQSVLLKTESQEEPAEENTCNLKDLREGLVGKMLVRKSGRVQLILGQVTLDVSLGASCSFLQELVSIGAEGRTGDLTVLGNVKHKMVCSPDFEALLESSA, from the exons ATGGCTGATTCAGGCTCAAATGATAGCAGTGGTCAACGTGTCCCAACCCCTGGAGGGAGTGGCAGGGGCCTTGTGATGGGTCGCCGACCATCGGCTCCTGGCCGTCTCCCCTCAATGCGTTCTAGAGACCTCACCCTTGGGGGAGTGAAGAAG aaaacgTATGCGCCCAACATTATTGGCCGAAAAGCAAAAGAAGA ACCAAAAGTTGAAGTTGGgcagagaagagaaaggaaggatgtgGATCGGGGCCGAGGtcccagagagagaggaaggggccGGGGTCGCCCTGAGGTCATCCAGTCCCACTCTATTTTTGAACAGGGACCTGCAGAGATGATGCTGAAAAAGAGAG GTGGCTATGAAACTGAGAGAGATGCTCCGAGCATTGGACCTTCACCCATCATCAATatcaaaaaagagaagagagagactgaggagGAGACCAAAGAGATTCTACGTAAGCTGGAACGAGACAAT tttatagATGATCCTTTCTTGAGGAGTGAGCAGAGTAGCTGCCCTGTCCAGCTTCCTCTTGCTGTATCAGGATGGGGATTCAGAGAGGAATTTAATGCTGCTACTGTTAAAATTGAGAAGATAGAGGAGGATGGTGAACCCATGGAACCTGCCGTAGAAG TGAAACAGGAGCCAGAGGAAACTGAAATAAAGAAGTCGGAGGCTTTTTACAAGATTCCCCCTATTCCGGAGCCTGAAGTTCTGCCTGACCTGCTGCATAGGTGGAGTCTAAGCAAAGGGGAGGAGCTGTTCTTCATGCAGCTGCCTGACTCGCTCCCGGGCCAGCCACCCACTGTAGAACACAGGCCGGTGAAAACTGAGGTGCAGTCAGAAGACGGGCAGTCGGTACTTCTGAAGACAGAGTCTCAG GAAGAGCCAGCTGAAGAAAATACTTGCAATCTGAAAGATCTGCGGGAGGGTCTTGTAGGAAAGATGCTGGTGCGGAAGTCTGGCCGGGTACAGCTCATACTGGGACAAGTGACGCTCGATGTGTCTCTAGGAGCATCATGCTCCTTCCTTCAG GAACTGGTCTCTATTGGTGCAGAGGGACGAACGGGCGACTTGACTGTATTAGGGAATGTTAAACACAAAATGGTTTGCTCACCAGACTTCGAGGCTCTACTAGAGAGCAGCGCTTGA
- the LOC133979480 gene encoding phytanoyl-CoA hydroxylase-interacting protein isoform X1 yields MTEMDATLSTPCNIQICEVTCDSFRIMWDMTPDDTARATHFFIDLSRKESRDPNRFKHRDVPTKLVAKAVPLPMAVRGHWFLSPRTEYCVAVQTAVRQPDGDYLVSEWSQVVEFCTGDYAMEHLQQLLDKAKGSAGRLLKFSLFYRNQHPEYFDYVRKEWGGVMRPALKDNSGSHGSPINGKLNGVFFSCNTEFDTGLPPKDSPYGPLRFHIPAGHMLNPNISLYFADFYCMYTAYHYVVLVLAPVGSEGDNFCRTRLPMLDLASNPFLTYTAPQGPGEEPLYCHASDVILEVLFTEPVPLDQGPVEQISGHHQLMSLTTANAKKDPSCKVCNISVGR; encoded by the exons ATGACAGAAATGGACGCAACACTTTCCACCCCCTGCAATATCCAGATATGTGAGGTGACCTGTGATTCCTTCCGCATCATGTGGGACATGACCCCTGACGACACTGCCAGAGCCACACACTTCTTCATCGACCTGAGCCGCAAAGAGAGCAGGGACCCCAACCGCTTTAAACACAGG GATGTGCCAACCAAGTTAGTGGCTAAGGCTGTGCCTCTTCCCATGGCAGTGAGGGGGCACTGGTTCCTCAGTCCTCGGACGGAATACTGTGTTGCTGTCCAAACTGCGGTCCGCCAGCCAGATGGTGATTACTTGGTGTCGGAGTGGAGCCAGGTGGTGGAGTTTTGCACAGGGG ACTATGCCATGGAACACCTACAGCAGCTTCTCGACAAGGCCAAGGGCTCTGCAGGGAGGCTGCTGAAATTCTCCCTGTTTTATCGCAACCAGCATCCAGAATACTTTGACTATGTCAG AAAGGAATGGGGAGGAGTGATGCGCCCAGCTCTAAAGGACAACAGTGGGAGTCATGGTTCTCCTATCAACGGTAAATTGAATggagtcttcttcagctgcaaCACAGAGTTTGATACAGGCCTCCCTCCCAAAGACTCCCCATACGGTCCTCTGCGGTTCCACATACCAGCTGGGCACATGCTGAACCCCAACATCTCCCTATATTTCGCAGACttctactgtatgtacacaGCCTACCACTATGTGGTGCTGGTGCTAGCCCCTGTTGGCTCAGAGGGAGACAACTTCTGTCGCACCCGCCTCCCTATGTTGGACTTGGCCTCCAACCCCTTCCTGACATACACTGCCCCCCAGGGGCCAGGGGAGGAGCCCCTGTACTGCCATGCGAGTGATGTCATCCTTGAGGTGCTTTTCACAGAGCCGGTCCCTTTAGATCAGGGCCCTGTGGAGCAGATCAGCGGGCACCACCAGCTTATGAGTCTGACCACAGCCAATGCCAAAAAAGATCCAAGCTGCAAAGTGTGCAACATCAGTGTGGGACGCTGA
- the arid5a gene encoding AT-rich interactive domain-containing protein 5A, translating to MAQEEQRETSQQTAASEEEKGTSNQTSPLVIEIHDSTTECEEEVRPNQLQMEEKSFVSNLHSFMKGRGTPIERIPHLGFKQINLWMIYKAVEKLGGYDSVTARRLWKKVYDELGGSPGSTSAATCTRRHYERLVLPFERHIKGEEDKPLPPSKPRKPYKRNLDGKVNKAEGKRKRTQSDREIDSELLTQRSPEAACQSEAGMHPHSALWPATSDRHHLDCSQPSRAAPDLCSPVFACSHRLQVPATSPWTAHIPSAAGEVISPLEKKKRMAQASLSLPLSPQGEDKERPSVIHCSQSPAWASSSRNCNSSDGSPLPLSSSSSRSPSPYSVSSEDSPAGNEDKPASSSELSINYSNTVKNTSSSSEDSKSLSCSQTSKDPAGQNKDVSQVSSTDSLKGQIKDSALKLIHKGSAKNFTQAFHSSFTVKSDWAPTSTSSFSKVIPKSVQLLRPAPIRPGYKIHQSRLTQQSDSLNCAKKMNNMAPWLYPTEKREKSRTMQQKVPLTQQSLSHSPATMPASCVLSSYDRSGRDSRHQPSLYPAFLPNRMRLPQSQLMYRHVPVSPAHTALIGSAVYPYPYSFPIFSPQTGYTLPAMNPIYPHKL from the exons ATGG CtcaagaggagcagagagagacgTCACAACAAACCGCAGCCAgtgaagaagagaaagggaCATCAAACCAG ACTTCTCCTTTAGTGATTGAGATTCATGACTCTACAACTGAATGTGAGGAAGAAGTGAGACCCAATCAACTGCAGATGGAGGAGAAGTCatttgtgtcaaatctgcactcTTTTATGAAGGGCAGAGGTACACCTATAGAAAGGATTCCACATCTGGGCTTCAAACAGA ttaATCTTTGGATGATTTACAAAGCCGTTGAGAAACTGGGTGGTTATGATTCA GTTACAGCGCGACGTCTTTGGAAGAAAGTGTATGACGAGCTGGGAGGAAGTCCAGGCAGCACCAGTGCTGCTACCTGCACTCGAAGACACTATGAGAG GTTGGTGCTGCCCTTTGAGAGACACATAAAAGGAGAAGAGGACAAACCTTTGCCTCCAAGCAAACCACGGAAGCCATATAAGAGAAATTTGGATGGCAAGGTCAACAAGGCTGaggggaagaggaaaaggaCTCAGTCGGATAGAGAGATTGATTCTGAG TTACTCACACAGAGGAGTCCAGAGGCTGCCTGCCAAAGTGAAGCAGGGATGCACCCTCACTCCGCTCTCTGGCCGGCCACCTCTGACAGACACCATCTGGACTGCTCTCAGCCAAGTCGAGCGGCCCCCGATCTTTGCTCTCCTGTCTTTGCATGTTCCCACCGTCTCCAGGTCCCTGCAACAAGCCCCTGGACTGCTCATATCCCCTCAGCAGCTGGAGAGGTCATTTCTcctctggagaaaaaaaagcgaATGGCTCAGGCCAGCCTCAGCTTGCCCCTGAGCCCACAGGGTGAGGATAAAGAAAGGCCCTCTGTCATCCACTGCTCTCAGTCTCCAGCTTGGGCTTCCTCCAGCCGGAACTGCAACTCCTCTGATGGCTCCCCGTTGCCCttatcctcctcttcttcccgcAGCCCTTCCCCTTACTCTGTTTCATCAGAGGACAGTCCAGCAGGTAATGAAGATAAACCTGCATCAAGCTCAGAATTGTCAATAAACTATTCCAACACTGTGAAAAACACATCTAGCTCTAGTGAGGACAGCAAGTCTCTGAGCTGCAGTCAGACATCTAAAGATCCTGCAGGACAGAACAAAGACGTTTCTCAAGTCAGCTCCACAGATTCACTTAAAGGCCAGATTAAAGACTCTGCCTTGAAGTTAATCCACAAAGGGAGTGCCAAAAACTTCACTCAGGCTTTTCACTCATCTTTCACCGTTAAGTCTGACTGGGCCCCAACGTCTACCTCTAGTTTCTCCAAAGTTATTCCAAAATCTGTACAACTTCTGCGCCCTGCTCCTATTCGGCCAGGTTATAAAATCCACCAGAGTAGGTTGACGCAGCAGAGCGACTCTCTGAATTGTGCAAAGAAGATGAACAACATGGCTCCGTGGCTTTATCCAacagagaagagggagaaatcCAGGACAATGCAACAAAAAGTTCCCCTGACTCAGCAGAGTCTGTCCCATTCCCCGGCCACTATGCCAGCGTCGTGCGTCCTGTCGAGCTACGACAGATCAGGGAGGGACTCTCGGCATCAACCCTCACTGTACCCCGCATTTCTCCCCAACAGAATGAGGCTACCTCAGTCTCAGCTAATGTATCGTCACGTCCCAGTGAGTCCAGCTCACACTGCTCTCATTGGCTCAGCTGTTTACCCATATCCCTACTCCTTTCCTATCTTTAGTCCCCAAACTGGATATACCTTACCTGCCATGAATCCCATTTACCCTCACAAGCTGTGA
- the LOC133979480 gene encoding phytanoyl-CoA hydroxylase-interacting protein isoform X2, giving the protein MTEMDATLSTPCNIQICEVTCDSFRIMWDMTPDDTARATHFFIDLSRKESRDPNRFKHRDVPTKLVAKAVPLPMAVRGHWFLSPRTEYCVAVQTAVRQPDGDYLVSEWSQVVEFCTGDYAMEHLQQLLDKAKGSAGRLLKFSLFYRNQHPEYFDYVRSEWGGVMRPALKDNSGSHGSPINGKLNGVFFSCNTEFDTGLPPKDSPYGPLRFHIPAGHMLNPNISLYFADFYCMYTAYHYVVLVLAPVGSEGDNFCRTRLPMLDLASNPFLTYTAPQGPGEEPLYCHASDVILEVLFTEPVPLDQGPVEQISGHHQLMSLTTANAKKDPSCKVCNISVGR; this is encoded by the exons ATGACAGAAATGGACGCAACACTTTCCACCCCCTGCAATATCCAGATATGTGAGGTGACCTGTGATTCCTTCCGCATCATGTGGGACATGACCCCTGACGACACTGCCAGAGCCACACACTTCTTCATCGACCTGAGCCGCAAAGAGAGCAGGGACCCCAACCGCTTTAAACACAGG GATGTGCCAACCAAGTTAGTGGCTAAGGCTGTGCCTCTTCCCATGGCAGTGAGGGGGCACTGGTTCCTCAGTCCTCGGACGGAATACTGTGTTGCTGTCCAAACTGCGGTCCGCCAGCCAGATGGTGATTACTTGGTGTCGGAGTGGAGCCAGGTGGTGGAGTTTTGCACAGGGG ACTATGCCATGGAACACCTACAGCAGCTTCTCGACAAGGCCAAGGGCTCTGCAGGGAGGCTGCTGAAATTCTCCCTGTTTTATCGCAACCAGCATCCAGAATACTTTGACTATGTCAGGTCA GAATGGGGAGGAGTGATGCGCCCAGCTCTAAAGGACAACAGTGGGAGTCATGGTTCTCCTATCAACGGTAAATTGAATggagtcttcttcagctgcaaCACAGAGTTTGATACAGGCCTCCCTCCCAAAGACTCCCCATACGGTCCTCTGCGGTTCCACATACCAGCTGGGCACATGCTGAACCCCAACATCTCCCTATATTTCGCAGACttctactgtatgtacacaGCCTACCACTATGTGGTGCTGGTGCTAGCCCCTGTTGGCTCAGAGGGAGACAACTTCTGTCGCACCCGCCTCCCTATGTTGGACTTGGCCTCCAACCCCTTCCTGACATACACTGCCCCCCAGGGGCCAGGGGAGGAGCCCCTGTACTGCCATGCGAGTGATGTCATCCTTGAGGTGCTTTTCACAGAGCCGGTCCCTTTAGATCAGGGCCCTGTGGAGCAGATCAGCGGGCACCACCAGCTTATGAGTCTGACCACAGCCAATGCCAAAAAAGATCCAAGCTGCAAAGTGTGCAACATCAGTGTGGGACGCTGA
- the ppp1r3c2b gene encoding protein phosphatase 1 regulatory subunit 3C-B-like, which yields MQMSSTSVLPEFGLGSMAQSAGLMEIAVRLCLNQSKQLCPHVWVPILKPLRPCIRPAVSEEITSDILGQAYLTHPLLDFLDDFDDEDILIPIKNKHVVFADSKGLSLTAVRVFCDEEEQTDLDLLPSLQDLGSIKEDGYSCTVSTCCPGTRLKLAFPQPSENFQAFRAKLADSMVILENCSVTEVALQGTVRVRNISFQKDVHVRITFDSWQSYKNVPCTYLQKRFGGPQTDIFEFYITIPKVLDAKRKIEFCISYLPGGQSKTFWDNNSGQNYSIAVCVSSHLCRGKNLSERA from the exons ATGCAGATGTCCAGCACAAG TGTCCTGCCAGAGTTTGGCCTTGGGTCAATGGCCCAGTCAGCTGGACTTATGGAGATTGCTGTCAGGCTGTGCTTGAACCAAAGTAAACAACTGTGTCCTCATGTTTGGGTACCCATCCTGAAGCCCCTGCGACCATGCATCCGTCCTGCAGTTTCAGAAGAGATAACCTCTGACATCTTAGGCCAAGCCTATCTGACCCACCCTCTCTTAGATTTCTTGGATGACTTCGATGATGAGGACATTCTTATCCCAATCAAGAACAAACATGTGGTTTTTGCTGACTCAAAGGGATTGTCTCTAACAGCCGTGCGAGTCTTTTGTGACGAAGAGGAGCAGACTGACCTCGACCTACTGCCATCACTGCAGGATTTGGGAAGCATTAAAGAGGATGGCTACAGCTGCACTGTCAGCACCTGCTGCCCAGGAACACGGCTCAAACTGGCCTTCCCGCAGCCCTCTGAAAATTTCCAAGCCTTTCGTGCCAAGCTGGCAGACAGCATGGTTATCTTAGAGAACTGCAGTGTTACTGAAGTGGCCCTCCAAGGCACTGTCCGAGTCAGAAATATCAGTTTCCAGAAGGACGTGCACGTACGTATCACCTTTGATTCATGGCAGAGCTATAAAAATGTGCCCTGTACATACCTGCAGAAACGCTTTGGAGGACCACAAACAGATATCTTTGAATTTTACATTACTATTCCTAAAGTGCTCGATGCTAAGAGGAAGATAGAGTTCTGTATCAGTTACTTACCAGGAGGGCAGAGTAAGACCTTTTGGGACAACAACAGCGGACAGAATTACAgcattgctgtgtgtgtgagctcacaTCTCTGTCGTGGAAAAAATCTAAGTGAAAGGGCATGA
- the gins4 gene encoding DNA replication complex GINS protein SLD5 translates to MSDALSDDGSDINQDDSQEDVIMTPAELIAKLEEAWLNEKFSPELLENKSEVVECVMEQLTHMEDNLQRVKKGDAKASVHRMEIDRIRFMLSSYLRSRLQKIEKFFPHVLEREKSRGEGDPSLLSPEEFAFAKEYYANTETYLKAVALKRMPPNLQTVDMLKAVPEPCLDSFVFLRVKERQDNILVEPETDDQREYVVDLEEGSQHLMRYRTIAPLVSSGAVQLI, encoded by the exons ATGTCGGACGCTTTGTCAGACGACGGCAGCGACATCAACCAAGATGACAGTCAGGAGGATGTTATTATGACCCCGGCGGAGCTCATAGCCAAACTGGAAGAA GCTTGGCTGAATGAGAAGTTCTCACCGGAGCTGCTGGAGAACAAATCCGAGGTGGTGGAGTGTGTGATGGAGCAGCTGACTCACATG GAAGACAATCTGCAGCGGGTGAAGAAAGGTGATGCGAAGGCCAGCGTCCATCGCATGGAAATAGACAGGATCCGCTTTATGCTCAGCAGCTACCTGCGCTCTCGTCTGCAGAAG ATTGAAAAGTTCTTCCCGCATGTCCTCGAGAGAGAAAAGTCTCGAGGTGAAGGAGATCCGTCACTGCTTTCACCTGAGGAGTTTGCCTTTGCCAAAGA GTACTACGCTAACACAGAAACCTACTTGAAGGCTGTAGCACTGAAGCGGATGCCCCCTAACCTACAGACAGTTGATATGCTCAAAGCAG TACCAGAACCCTGCTTGGACTCCTTTGTGTTTCTGCgggtgaaagagagacaggatAACATCTTGGTTGAGCCTGAAACAGATGATCAGAG AGAGTACGTGGTGGATCTTGAAGAGGGCTCTCAGCATCTGATGCGTTATCGAACAATAGCACCACTCGTTTCAAGCGGAGCTGTGCAGTTAATTTAA